In one Haloplanus salinus genomic region, the following are encoded:
- the hisS gene encoding histidine--tRNA ligase yields the protein MYDRLKGFRDFYPEEMAARRAVADVLEETARQYGFREIGTPALEAVDLYTDKSGDEIVEELYAFEDKGGRHVALTPELTPTVARMVVAKGQELRKPIKWMSTRPFWRYEQVQQGRFREFYQTNVDTFGSTEPEADAEILAYAADALTTLGLERGAFEFRVSHRDILGGLLRAFDADVRVRDAIRAVDKSAKIEPAEYYDLLHEAGLSYDQAQQFDDLLASEDLSALTEFAGTDEVADAVGNLEAVLDAAADFGVRDHCAVSLETARGLDYYTGTVFECFDTQGDVSRAVFGGGRYDDLIESYGGQPTPAVGVAPGHATLSLLLQRAGVWPEEALSTDYYVLSVGETRETAVRVARDLRGRGHVVETDLAGRSFGAQMSYADGVNAETVVVVGERDLANGEVTVKEMASGDQTTAPVDEFPGDLERPTYDDFA from the coding sequence ATGTACGACCGACTCAAGGGGTTCCGCGACTTCTACCCCGAGGAGATGGCGGCCCGACGGGCCGTGGCCGACGTACTGGAGGAGACGGCCCGGCAGTACGGCTTTCGGGAGATCGGGACCCCGGCGCTGGAGGCCGTCGACCTCTACACCGACAAGAGCGGCGACGAGATCGTCGAGGAGCTGTACGCCTTCGAGGACAAGGGTGGGCGACACGTCGCGCTCACCCCCGAACTGACGCCGACGGTGGCGCGGATGGTCGTCGCGAAGGGCCAAGAGCTCCGGAAGCCGATCAAGTGGATGTCGACACGGCCGTTCTGGCGGTACGAACAGGTCCAGCAGGGGCGCTTCCGCGAGTTCTACCAGACCAACGTCGACACCTTCGGCTCGACGGAGCCCGAGGCCGACGCCGAGATCCTCGCGTACGCGGCGGACGCACTGACGACGCTCGGCCTCGAACGCGGGGCGTTCGAGTTCCGCGTCTCCCACCGCGACATCCTCGGGGGGCTCCTGCGGGCGTTCGACGCCGACGTGAGGGTGCGGGACGCGATCCGTGCCGTCGACAAGTCGGCGAAGATCGAACCCGCGGAGTACTACGACCTGCTCCACGAGGCCGGCCTCTCGTACGATCAGGCCCAGCAGTTCGACGACCTGCTGGCGAGCGAGGATCTGAGCGCCCTGACGGAGTTCGCGGGCACCGACGAGGTGGCCGACGCGGTGGGGAACCTCGAAGCGGTCCTCGACGCCGCCGCCGACTTCGGCGTCCGCGACCACTGCGCCGTCTCGCTGGAGACGGCCCGCGGCCTCGATTACTACACCGGCACCGTCTTCGAGTGTTTCGACACGCAGGGTGACGTGTCCCGCGCCGTCTTCGGCGGCGGCCGGTACGACGACCTGATCGAGAGCTACGGCGGCCAGCCGACGCCCGCGGTGGGGGTCGCGCCCGGCCACGCCACCCTGAGTCTCCTCCTCCAGCGGGCGGGCGTCTGGCCCGAGGAGGCGCTGTCGACGGACTACTACGTCCTCTCAGTGGGAGAGACGCGGGAGACGGCGGTGCGGGTGGCGCGTGACCTGCGCGGGCGGGGCCACGTCGTCGAGACGGACCTCGCGGGGCGGAGCTTCGGCGCTCAGATGTCATACGCCGACGGCGTCAACGCCGAGACGGTCGTCGTCGTCGGCGAGCGTGACCTGGCAAACGGCGAGGTGACGGTCAAGGAGATGGCGAGCGGCGACCAGACCACGGCGCCCGTCGACGAGTTCCCGGGCGACTTGGAGCGGCCGACGTACGACGACTTCGCCTGA
- the truA gene encoding tRNA pseudouridine(38-40) synthase TruA, which translates to MRAFRVAYDGRPYFGFQRQPDVPTVEDALLDALRSLGVRASDVPPGYAAAGRTDAGVSALAQTVAFEAPDWLTPAAFNAELPGTIRAWASADVADDFHATHDATRRTYRYHLYGPTLDDDRVRAALDRLAGEGDFHNLTTDDEGTVRTLDIDCVRDGDFLVLTVAAGGFARHMVRRLVALVRAVGSGESDLDRVGRVLGPEPLDGPAGVPTASATPLVLADVTYPGVAFAVDPDAATRARDAFGERRVAALTASRVVGDLRDGIE; encoded by the coding sequence ATGCGCGCCTTCCGTGTCGCCTACGACGGCCGACCGTACTTCGGCTTCCAGCGCCAGCCCGACGTGCCGACCGTCGAGGACGCGCTGCTCGACGCCTTGCGTTCCCTCGGCGTCCGCGCTAGCGACGTGCCGCCCGGCTACGCCGCCGCCGGCCGCACCGACGCGGGCGTCTCGGCGCTGGCCCAGACCGTCGCCTTCGAGGCGCCGGACTGGCTCACGCCCGCCGCGTTCAACGCGGAACTCCCGGGAACGATTCGGGCGTGGGCGTCCGCCGACGTCGCCGACGACTTCCACGCGACCCACGACGCGACGCGGCGGACCTACCGCTATCACCTGTACGGGCCGACCCTCGACGACGACCGGGTGCGCGCGGCGCTCGACCGTCTGGCCGGCGAGGGCGATTTCCACAACCTCACGACCGACGACGAGGGGACGGTCCGAACCCTCGACATCGACTGCGTCCGCGACGGCGACTTCCTCGTCCTGACGGTCGCGGCCGGCGGCTTCGCCCGGCACATGGTCCGTCGCCTCGTCGCCCTGGTGCGGGCCGTGGGGAGCGGGGAGAGCGACCTCGACCGGGTGGGGCGCGTCCTCGGCCCCGAGCCGCTCGACGGGCCGGCGGGCGTGCCCACCGCGTCGGCGACGCCGCTCGTCCTCGCGGACGTGACGTATCCGGGAGTCGCGTTCGCCGTCGACCCCGACGCCGCCACGAGGGCACGCGACGCCTTCGGAGAGCGACGCGTGGCGGCGCTGACCGCTTCGCGGGTCGTCGGCGACCTGCGGGACGGCATCGAGTGA
- the mobA gene encoding molybdenum cofactor guanylyltransferase, whose protein sequence is MPERTAVVLAGGRSTRFGDEDKAVADLAGRPMIRRVVDRLTPVVDAVVVNCRAAQRGAIATALDDVAVTVSFAEDDYPDEGPMAGMATGLRAVEGEYAFVVACDMPFVDSGFVGYLFDRAAGHDAAVPRPEQWFETTHAVYRAAAMAEACEAALAEGEERIVAPLFDLEFVVVDADEVRDHGTPHTFENCNTPEDFVDAARRLEEGS, encoded by the coding sequence ATGCCCGAGCGTACTGCCGTCGTGCTCGCCGGTGGACGGTCGACGCGGTTCGGCGACGAGGACAAGGCGGTCGCCGACCTCGCGGGGAGGCCGATGATCCGGCGGGTGGTCGACCGCCTGACGCCGGTCGTCGACGCCGTCGTCGTCAACTGCCGTGCCGCTCAGCGGGGAGCGATCGCGACGGCCCTCGACGACGTGGCCGTCACCGTCAGCTTCGCGGAGGACGACTACCCCGACGAGGGGCCGATGGCGGGGATGGCGACGGGGCTTCGCGCCGTCGAAGGCGAGTACGCCTTCGTCGTCGCCTGCGACATGCCCTTCGTCGATTCGGGGTTCGTCGGCTACCTGTTCGACCGCGCGGCGGGTCACGACGCTGCCGTCCCTCGGCCGGAGCAGTGGTTCGAGACTACCCACGCCGTCTACCGCGCGGCGGCGATGGCCGAGGCTTGCGAGGCGGCGCTAGCGGAGGGAGAGGAACGCATCGTCGCGCCGCTGTTCGATCTCGAGTTCGTCGTCGTCGACGCCGACGAGGTGCGCGACCACGGCACGCCACACACCTTCGAGAACTGCAACACCCCGGAGGACTTCGTGGACGCGGCGCGGCGGCTCGAAGAGGGTTCGTGA
- the yqeC gene encoding selenium cofactor biosynthesis protein YqeC codes for MDLIEALAADADLVCVVGAGGKKTTLYALANQLDRAVVTATVRIPIFDDQVADVRVTRDPVGALRDAADDAWPLGLVPERERGDRYLGYDRETVTAIRATPGHGPVLTKADGARTRLLKAPDEREPQIPTTTDTVIPVASARVVGKPLSDAHVHRPERVADLTGLDLGDPITPEDVGAVLADRLGGRKRAPPSATVVPLINMVDDDELTATGRSIAAAIHDRTDVSRVVLARMLDAEVVDVIG; via the coding sequence ATGGATCTCATCGAGGCGCTGGCGGCCGACGCCGACTTGGTCTGCGTCGTCGGCGCCGGCGGCAAGAAGACGACGCTGTACGCGCTCGCGAACCAGTTGGATCGCGCCGTCGTCACCGCGACGGTTCGCATCCCCATCTTCGACGATCAGGTCGCCGATGTCCGCGTCACCCGCGACCCCGTGGGCGCGCTGCGCGACGCGGCCGACGACGCGTGGCCGCTCGGCCTCGTCCCCGAACGGGAGCGCGGCGACCGCTATCTCGGCTACGACCGCGAGACGGTCACGGCCATCCGCGCGACGCCCGGCCACGGGCCGGTGCTGACGAAAGCCGACGGTGCCCGCACCCGCCTACTGAAAGCCCCCGACGAACGCGAACCACAGATTCCCACGACCACCGACACCGTCATTCCCGTCGCTAGCGCGCGGGTCGTCGGCAAGCCGCTCTCGGACGCCCACGTCCACCGCCCGGAGCGCGTCGCCGACCTGACCGGTCTCGACCTCGGTGACCCCATCACTCCGGAAGACGTGGGCGCCGTCCTCGCGGATCGGCTCGGCGGCCGCAAGCGCGCCCCGCCCAGTGCGACGGTCGTCCCGCTGATCAACATGGTCGACGACGACGAGTTGACGGCGACGGGGCGGTCGATCGCCGCGGCGATTCACGACCGGACCGACGTCTCGCGCGTGGTGTTGGCGCGGATGCTCGACGCCGAGGTGGTGGACGTGATCGGGTAG
- a CDS encoding DNA-binding protein has protein sequence MSGNPDDERIEELRQQKMQELKEQAQEGGGERAEAQQAAQQQAEAQKQALLKQNLTDGARQRLNAVQMSKPEVAEQAEQQVVALARSGRLQDRIDEDQMRKILKELTPDKSFDIRRR, from the coding sequence ATGAGTGGGAACCCCGACGACGAACGAATCGAAGAGCTTCGCCAGCAGAAGATGCAGGAACTGAAAGAACAGGCCCAAGAGGGCGGCGGCGAGCGCGCGGAAGCACAGCAGGCCGCCCAACAGCAGGCCGAAGCGCAAAAGCAGGCGCTCCTGAAACAGAACCTCACCGACGGCGCCCGCCAGCGGCTCAACGCCGTCCAGATGTCGAAACCCGAGGTGGCCGAGCAGGCCGAACAGCAGGTCGTCGCGCTCGCTCGGAGCGGCCGGCTCCAGGACCGTATCGACGAGGACCAGATGCGCAAAATCCTGAAAGAGCTCACTCCGGACAAGAGCTTCGACATCCGCCGGCGATAG
- a CDS encoding 30S ribosomal protein S19e has translation MVTLYDVPADALIEALADRLEDRIDAPDWIGYAKTGVGKELPPQQDDFWPTRAASLLRKVAVDGPVGVDRLSTAYGDHNQGSTRYRVAAAHADAGSKNIIRTALQQLEDEGLVSTAQGEGRVATPAGQSFLDEVAADVLEDLDRPELEKYA, from the coding sequence ATGGTAACCCTCTACGACGTGCCGGCGGACGCGCTCATCGAGGCGCTCGCCGACCGACTCGAGGACCGCATCGACGCCCCCGACTGGATCGGCTACGCCAAGACTGGCGTCGGCAAGGAGCTTCCGCCCCAGCAGGACGACTTCTGGCCGACTCGCGCGGCCAGCCTCCTCCGGAAAGTCGCCGTCGACGGCCCCGTCGGCGTCGACCGCCTCTCGACGGCCTACGGCGACCACAACCAGGGGTCGACGCGTTACCGCGTCGCCGCCGCGCACGCCGACGCCGGCAGCAAGAACATCATCCGGACCGCCCTCCAGCAACTCGAGGACGAAGGCCTCGTCTCCACCGCACAGGGTGAGGGCCGCGTCGCCACGCCCGCGGGCCAGAGCTTCCTCGACGAGGTGGCCGCCGACGTGCTCGAGGACCTCGACCGCCCCGAACTCGAAAAGTACGCGTAG
- a CDS encoding lysylphosphatidylglycerol synthase transmembrane domain-containing protein yields MAGGRIRATILGFAGALAVFAVLFSAAGVDDLLSTLAGADRRLVTLVLLATLGWLAAWGFSLRVVLDVLGVSLSVPQAFLVFTGAMFANNVTPFGQAGGEPITALLISRVADTEYEKGLAAIASVDTLNFVPSITIALVGVGYFATEVALGTSRRLELALAAVGVLAVGVPTLVYLGWQRRYRLESRVVGVLTPIIRRVARRLPRVPVPTAGGIERRINGFFRAIERVAANPRGLTLALALSALGWFCQMLGLWLAFQAIGHPIPVSVALFVVPIGAIAGVTPLPGGAGGIESVLVVLLVTAPLPGVTEAVALAAVVVFRGAVYWTPTVLGGLVTGAVGLRSRGSRT; encoded by the coding sequence ATGGCCGGCGGACGGATTCGAGCGACGATACTCGGGTTCGCCGGTGCGCTCGCCGTCTTCGCAGTCCTGTTTTCCGCCGCCGGCGTCGACGACCTGCTCTCGACGCTCGCGGGCGCCGACCGCCGACTGGTGACGCTCGTCCTCCTCGCCACGCTCGGCTGGCTGGCGGCGTGGGGGTTCTCGCTCCGCGTCGTCCTCGACGTCCTCGGCGTCTCGCTGTCGGTCCCGCAGGCTTTCCTCGTGTTCACCGGTGCCATGTTCGCGAACAACGTCACACCGTTCGGGCAGGCGGGCGGCGAACCGATCACCGCCCTGCTCATCTCGCGCGTGGCCGACACCGAGTACGAAAAGGGGCTGGCCGCCATCGCCAGCGTCGACACGCTGAATTTCGTCCCTTCGATCACCATCGCCCTCGTCGGCGTGGGTTACTTCGCCACCGAAGTCGCGCTCGGCACGAGCCGCCGCCTCGAACTCGCCCTTGCCGCGGTGGGGGTTCTCGCCGTCGGCGTCCCCACGCTCGTCTATCTCGGCTGGCAGCGCCGCTATCGGCTCGAATCGCGGGTCGTCGGCGTCCTCACGCCGATCATCCGGCGGGTCGCCCGCCGGCTGCCCCGCGTGCCCGTCCCGACCGCCGGCGGCATCGAACGCCGGATCAACGGCTTCTTCCGCGCCATCGAGCGCGTCGCGGCCAACCCCCGCGGCCTCACGCTCGCGCTCGCACTCTCCGCTCTGGGCTGGTTCTGTCAGATGCTCGGGCTCTGGCTCGCCTTCCAGGCCATCGGTCACCCTATCCCCGTCTCCGTCGCGCTCTTTGTCGTCCCCATCGGCGCCATCGCGGGCGTGACGCCCCTGCCCGGCGGTGCGGGCGGCATCGAGAGCGTCCTCGTCGTCCTCCTCGTCACCGCGCCGCTCCCGGGCGTCACCGAAGCCGTCGCGCTCGCCGCCGTCGTCGTCTTCCGCGGCGCCGTCTACTGGACGCCGACGGTGCTCGGCGGCCTCGTGACCGGCGCCGTCGGGCTTCGGTCACGCGGCTCGCGCACCTAA
- the thiL gene encoding thiamine-phosphate kinase, producing MDERSALGLLAGWVDAAGDDAAVIDGLVITTDMLHARTDFPGGTTRYTAGWRSIGASLSDVAAMGGTATAAVAAYGAPAFDAEEIAAFVDGANDVCDLTGAAYVGGDLDDHDEFTVAGTVVGRVDDPVFRHGAAPGDAVYVTGTLGRTGAAIREFERGNVERGNELFRFEPRVATGRRLAGVASAMMDSSDGLARSLHQLAAASDCGFAVEWDRLPVDRAVDAVADDDAARRELSTFFGEDFELVFTGPRAAVESTRGALGAPITRIGRVTDDGVLADGDPLPDRGYSH from the coding sequence ATGGACGAACGGAGTGCGTTGGGACTGCTCGCCGGGTGGGTCGACGCCGCCGGCGACGACGCCGCGGTGATCGACGGACTGGTGATCACGACCGACATGCTCCACGCGCGGACGGACTTCCCGGGGGGCACGACCCGCTACACGGCGGGGTGGCGGTCGATCGGCGCGTCGTTGTCTGACGTGGCGGCGATGGGCGGGACGGCGACGGCCGCCGTCGCCGCTTACGGCGCACCGGCGTTCGACGCCGAGGAGATCGCGGCGTTCGTCGACGGCGCGAACGACGTGTGCGACCTGACCGGGGCCGCGTACGTTGGCGGTGACCTCGACGACCACGACGAGTTCACCGTCGCCGGGACGGTCGTCGGTCGGGTCGACGACCCAGTCTTTCGGCACGGCGCGGCTCCCGGCGACGCCGTCTACGTGACCGGAACGTTGGGGCGGACGGGGGCGGCGATCCGCGAGTTCGAGCGGGGGAACGTCGAGCGGGGGAACGAGCTCTTCCGGTTCGAGCCGCGGGTCGCGACCGGCCGGCGACTCGCCGGCGTCGCCAGCGCGATGATGGACTCCTCGGACGGCCTCGCGCGCTCGCTCCACCAGCTCGCCGCGGCGAGCGACTGTGGGTTCGCGGTCGAGTGGGATCGGCTCCCGGTCGACCGGGCCGTCGACGCCGTCGCCGACGACGACGCCGCGCGTCGCGAACTTTCGACGTTTTTCGGCGAGGACTTCGAACTCGTCTTTACCGGCCCACGGGCGGCCGTGGAGTCGACCCGCGGGGCGCTCGGCGCCCCGATCACCCGGATCGGACGGGTGACCGACGACGGCGTCCTCGCCGACGGCGACCCGCTCCCGGACCGGGGCTACAGCCACTAA